The segment tttcactgccaaactgttaaaacaacaaGATGCTGTGTCAGAAACCTCCTGAAACTACAGCTTTATAAGACTGACATCTGAGCGGCTCCCAGAAgaaggcaaaacaaaagaagccatCAGATGGTTCCATGGTagaacaaataaagtttttatcagCTTAGAGACAAAGCAAAATTAAGACCAATAATAAACACTAAAGAGAATATAATGTGTTTATTCCTCACATCTTGTTTAATCAAAGAGCTTTTTTGAGTCCAGACTGAACTTATTTTAGCTGCCAGACTTTGAGCATATTTCACTCCTTGTTGTTGGtggtttttaagtgttttagtAAACTTTCTTCCAGCTCTTTGGTTCACCAGCTGAAGGTCTGAAGGTGGTGGAAGCTGGACAGAAAACCATCTGGGCAGAGCTCCCAGCATGTACCGTCTTTATGCTGCATCATAGAGTCCATCAGAAACAGAACCCAGCCTGGATATTAACGCCTGCTGTTCTCAGGCTGTGCGCCAGTCCTTCACCATCAGTTGGCTAAGCTAAGCTAGGCTAGGCTAAGCTAGGCTAAGCTACAGATGATTATCGTTAGTTTATTCTAAAGAAGCTAAATCCTCCAGCAGCAAAGTAAACATGGCGATAAACCGTACCTAACAACACCACAGctgatataaaaatataaatacgaACCGAATCTGTGCATCTGCTGTTTGGAGACAGAGAAAAGCATCACGGAGGAATCGTTTTGTTCTTGAACTTCCGGTTCAGGCCGGAAGGTGGTGGGCGGGGCTTCTCAGGCctcctgtttacatttttaaaaatcacgaATATGATTTTTGAGAAAAGCGAAACACTGAGACTTGAAGGtttctgaaaactgttttaataatCGAGAAACACTAAATCTAAATCTGTATTAATGTTGGTGGTTTTTACTGAAtcgtttttacttttaaagcaatTTCTGAACATGGTAAAGCCCCCAAAAGgcaatttatttgataaaagaAGAATAAACACTGATTTCAAGACACCTTTGCATCACCTGAGGAGCTCAGGAGTTTAGTTTTAAtcagaatttataaaaaatatgaagtgaTTCAAAGAGGCACCAAGATTGATTTAAAGAACTAAAACCTGCTGAGAAAAACTAGTTTCAGATTTCATTTCAAGATGCTTTCAGCAGTCTGTGGCCCAGTCAgaggaaataaagtttatttatttatgaattaaattaaaaaacttttattactGGAATGTACCGATCCTGATTATTTAGACCAACAACAGGAGCTTCTAACAGCATAAAAAGGTTCAGTATTGATACAATACGAAagcaaacaaaaccacaaaaatacgcattttctgtgaaaatgtagaGTGAACACTGAATATTACATGACTTAGCACaaggagacacaaaaacaaacaggaagcataaaaaaacatggaaacataATAAAGGACAAAAGCTgctactttctgagtttcattcaaatctgtgcagtggtttgtgggatattttgctaacagacagacaaacaaacacaacaggtaaaaacatcatGGCTTCAACGAGTAAACCTCtggaaactgaaataaaaaatataaaagtaaagtttCTGTGTCCTGCAGGGGGAGGTCAGTTCTGCAGGATGGTCAGCAGGTTGTAGGCGATGGTGTCTCTGATCACCTCCGCCATCTCGTACACGTGTCCTTCATACGGCTCCACCGCCGGCTGGATCAGGTACATTCCGTGCGGCGCCATCTCCACGCTCCACTCGGGCAGGAAGGCGTCTCCTCGCCGCTCGCAGATGTTGTGCAGGACACAGCAGGCGGCCACCACCCGCGGCATCATGGACACGTTCATGTCGCTCTTCTTCAGCAGACATCTCCATCGGCCCTTCAGCCGCACGAAGGCTGTGTCGACCACGGAGTGCGCCGAGGCCAGGGTGAAGGTGAAGCGGCGCTGCTCCGGGGACAGCTGGTGCACCTCGCCGTAGCCCTTCATCAGCCACGGCCTCAGAGGGAGCGAGGCGTCGCAGATCAGATGGATGGGGATCTCCACGCCGTTGGACAGCAGCGACTTCTGCAGGAAACGGCTGAGCGTTAATCCTGTCATACAGACACACGACGTGTCCATCAGGAGCTCGAATGTCTGACTGCTGAGTCACACTGTTGTTTAACTATTTATATAACAAAATGTTTGGCTTGATTGGGAATAATTCTCTGACTTTTAATACTTCtaactttaatactttttgacttcagtttgttcagatttatttttaaatacaaagcaCACCATCCTGAAATACATATAAAGATcgattttaaaaagtcaccttTGAACTTAAACTCCAGTTTTAATTCCagagaaacagaacagattgtgtttctgtgacGAGAATAAAGATTCAATAAAAAACGTTCAGTTGTTTGTTATGTTCgacacaactctggttcatcctttgaGCTCAGgagacattttctttctgaatgATTCAGagttaaggtcaaaggtcagaggtcagtgtgACAGGTCGCGCTCACTCACCTCTTTGGGAAACAGGTAACTATCTGGGCGGTCCTCGGCCTTCAGGAACAGGTCCGAGCTGGACAGAACCGCGGCGCTGCTGGAGCTTCCAGGCCAGCCGGCATACacatctgtgaaactgaaacaaTCAGGAAATCACCGCTTTGCTGTCAAGAAACATTCTGAGaataaagtcaaagaaaaaacctgAAGCCATCAGATCCTCAGTTTCtagtgaaaataataaaactcttcagatgctgaaatattaaatatttcttctctttttacttCTGACCTCATTCAGACAGAagaaggctcctaaactcagaGGATGAACCAGAGTTTAAATCAGATCTTCCCAGGAGATAAGATTTCTGAGTTCTGGGTCCGGATCAGGAGCTCACCAGTGGTTGTGGTCCACCACCGCCTGCAGGATCACGGAGTACCAGCCCCTCCTGTTCATGTAGTGCTCCGGGTTGTCCCTCGGGGCCGAAATGGGGATGTGGGTCCCCCCGATGGCCCCGGCACACTGCGGGTAGCAGCGGTCCCGGAAGGCCCGGATGGTGTCGTCCAGCCGCTGCCCGCTCGGCAGCGACACGAAGCGGCGGTACAGACGGTCCACGATGGCCGAGATCACCTGGCGCACGATGGTGCACACGGTGGCGATCCCCACCCCGAACAGGTTGGCGATGCTGCGGTACTCCTCGGACCGGGCGAACCACCACAGGGTCATGGCCAGCCGGCACCGCGGCTCGATCGGGACCAGGTAGTTCCTCCGGCGACGCTTGATCCGCAGCCCGATCAGCTTCAACACGTAGTCGAACGTGGCTCGAGACACGCGGAACTGCGCCTTCCACTCGTCGTCGTCGAACTGCTCGGTCATCCCCCAGAAGTTCTGCGACCGGTTCCGGACCCACACGGGTCTCTGGGTGGTGGTGACGAGGCTCAGGATGGCGGTGATGGAGGACAGCAGGAAGGCTCTCCTCCGGCGAAGGTactgccgccgccgccggtCCCGCTCCAGCAGCTCCCGGGCCCGGTTCCGGTTCAGCAGAACCGCCTGCAGGTCCAACATCTGCCGGCCCAGAGGCGGGGGGACGTTCGGACTCAGAACCGAGCAAAGGACGGCCAGAGCCGGGTCCACATCAGCCTCCATCTCAGCTCCACAAACGTAAACAGACCAACTCCGGCGCCTGGCGATGACGTCATATTAAAGTGCCAAGTGACCGGCTGGCGCTGAGCCAATGGCTGATCACCTCGGACCCCACGTGACgtcagagcagcaggaagatTCATTTcaccgttttttgttttgtttttgtttttgttttttgttttgttttgttttgtttgaccagTGTGTCTGaaatatgagtaaaaaaaacataaaaacttgattttattctgacagaaaatcaagagtttgtttaaaaaagaaaatatgaattttagagaaaataacgatcaaatatctgattttaatgtaaatctTTGTTCTGAGTGAAAATTAGTCACGTTTGATtcattaaatgacaaaaaacaccTGGAATTAGTGAAGGGatccattttttaattattatttacatttgtatttatataaatgGTTGCTACTAATTAGTTAAATTTTCTCATGATAAACGTGTAGTTTGTTCTGGGAAAcattccaataaaaaaaattttattttgtgaaaaaagaaaaattgaatttatttagtaaaaataatacaagaaagaaaaagttaggGTTGTATGATTCtggataaaaagtaaaaaaataaatagaataaaatatggaATAATGTCATCATGAACTCTAGTAATTACCTTGAAATATGTCatattataaaacagtttttatttattgcatcgCGTCTGTTGACTGAATAAAAAGACAGACGcgatgcaataaaaaaaactgttttataatttgacaaaataaataaatgttattttataatatGACATATTTCaagataaagaataaaactctTTTTGATGAGATTTATTGAAAGCACAGACTTGTGGTGTTTGTCTCTGACTGTTAGAGGAAAAACACCTGAACAGGTGACAGGTGTGTTTCTGATGttggccagcagggggcgctcaAAGCCCACACCTCAGAGCTCAGGTGAATCTGTTTCCGGTCTGCTGCCAGGtaagctgaaacaaacaggagaggGTTGTGGTTTtatggcttttatttaaagaaaaatgtattttttaatttttcctttttatgtttttactcagAAATGTGACACAATTCTGTTTTTCCCTGaaattaatgaaaaagaaacGATATTTAATAGAgagattttttctgtttgagctccagcagaaaggaaataaaaagataaactgaCAGATTTGTAACAAGGATTTTGTTGGAGTTTTAATgagacagttttagttttatttgggttgtgttttaagatgttttgtggtgatttttattatataccaattctttctgtttttttctgtattttctgtaaaaataattttctgaagCCAAACTTGAACTTCTCTGTAAACtcagctgtttgtctttgttctgttgaagtttaaagttttaaaactaaatcaaactgaaaaactggtttctgcagcttcaatctcttcagtttttttggacttttcgaaaaacattaaaaagaaaaaacatttgaaaacaaattattttacatccagctttattattaaacataaaaactgtttcagttgataaaatgattattataaAGTGGATGAAAGAgtaaaaatgatgaataaatgaaagaagTCTTCATTCAGCTGCTCGCTCACATTATtacagtaaaactaaaacatttatttaaaaacatttaagccGTCATATAATGTTTCagtcagaggaagaaaaaccaggaatgtttgttgttgttgtttcagggATTAAAGTCAAAgtggagaaaataaatttattttgagattaaaacaggaacaaaaacccaaaccatcaacgagccaaatgttttttatctgactttatttatcagaaaaggtttaaaaaaggaaagaaaaatgacttaATGTCACCcgaagaggtcaaaggtcaacaaggaaaaaaaaagcatcttattgataaaaatcaatattttcatcTTAAATTCACAGATTCAAATGTTTATGAAAACATGAATCAGTTTGActtcattcagtcatttactGTCCTTCAGTtcagcataaataaaataatattattccctaaaacagatcaataaatattaaattaatctTGTAAAATGTTGAGTTTAACTCGATGATTTATTTGCTGGGTTTACTTCTGtagcagtttattttattattctgattttattctCAATATTCCTGTTTTCCTGAAGGAGAATTTGGACTTTATTCTAATATTTGGACTTTAATTTTGAAacctgaaacaaataaaatgaccctcaggaggaaAGTggtcctgaaacaaacaaacaaacatctttttgttttaaacttccACACGTTCAGATTAAAGTCATCATATCAGTTTTAATTCCTGGGCTTCTCATCGGAGGAGTTTCCTTAAATTAAGATGAAGAAGGTGGTGGACCGGGTCAAAAAATCCCGGAGGAACGGGAGGGAGAGATTTGCACGTGAGTTCAGAGCGTAAACGGAGTCTgagctgagaaagaaaaataaaatttagtcacctaaaaaaaaaaaaaaaaacttttaatgtcAGACCGTCCTGCGGCTCAGGATGATAAAGAAACTTTGGATCAGAACCGGACCGAAGCTTTGATTCCAGAAatcccagaaccagaacctccctCTGACTCAgagacataataataataataataataataataataataataataataataataataattattattattattattattattattattattattattattattattattattattattatcagccTAATCTGATGGGAATTTAGAAGGAAATCTAATTTTATATCTTTATTctcaactttaatctcaaagctgtaaataaataaataaacaaataaaaactcctgctctgtttttgtcctttgaaGATAAAACCTTTTCGGATTTACTTGCCGTCGTGAAGCTGAGCAGACTTCATGTTCCTCCGAACAACAAACTCAGCCTCACttcttatttttactaaaattagattttaatgaaacatcaaAGATTAAATCTCCTCAGCAGAAAAAGCTGTGAACCAGTTTGTGACCCAAAGTCTGACGGCTGCAGGTTCCTCTCAGGCGGCCCTCCAGCAGCCGGTCCGGTCCAGCCCGGTCCAGCCCGGTCCGGCCCGGTCCGACCGGGTCACACCTTGGTCATGCCTCTCT is part of the Kryptolebias marmoratus isolate JLee-2015 linkage group LG11, ASM164957v2, whole genome shotgun sequence genome and harbors:
- the LOC108250120 gene encoding protein ANTAGONIST OF LIKE HETEROCHROMATIN PROTEIN 1, with amino-acid sequence MEADVDPALAVLCSVLSPNVPPPLGRQMLDLQAVLLNRNRARELLERDRRRRQYLRRRRAFLLSSITAILSLVTTTQRPVWVRNRSQNFWGMTEQFDDDEWKAQFRVSRATFDYVLKLIGLRIKRRRRNYLVPIEPRCRLAMTLWWFARSEEYRSIANLFGVGIATVCTIVRQVISAIVDRLYRRFVSLPSGQRLDDTIRAFRDRCYPQCAGAIGGTHIPISAPRDNPEHYMNRRGWYSVILQAVVDHNHCFTDVYAGWPGSSSSAAVLSSSDLFLKAEDRPDSYLFPKEKSLLSNGVEIPIHLICDASLPLRPWLMKGYGEVHQLSPEQRRFTFTLASAHSVVDTAFVRLKGRWRCLLKKSDMNVSMMPRVVAACCVLHNICERRGDAFLPEWSVEMAPHGMYLIQPAVEPYEGHVYEMAEVIRDTIAYNLLTILQN